Genomic window (Streptomyces sp. LX-29):
CGGTCTTCAACCCGTCCCCCGACACGAATCCGGCCCCGGTGTCGGTTCCGATCCCGGGCTGGGCACCGGTCTCGGTCCCGATCTCGCCCCCCGCGTCGGCCTCAGTGGGCCCCATCACCTGATCCCCTCCGTCAGCCGGGCGGCTGTCCCTGGCACCCGGAGGAGCGGCGGCCCGGCAGCCGCACCGTCCTCGTATCCCGCCTCTGTCGGGTCAGGCTCGGCGCCCCGGCCCTGCGCCGGCCATGGCCCCGGCTTCGAGGCCGGAGGCGAGGTGGGCGGGGAGCCGAGCGGGGAGTCGGGGAGCGGGGCGGCCGTTCCGCGTCGGACACGGGCGGTGGCCGGGGCCTCTCCCGCCGGAGCCTCCTCCGCCGGGCCTCCAGCCAGGGAGGCGTCGTCCAGCGAAGCGTCGTCCAGCGGGATCCGCGCCGTGAGCCGGAACCGCCCGCCAGGGTGCGCTCCGGTGACGACGGTGCCCCCCAGGGCGGCGAGCCGCTCGCGAAGCCCGGCCAGCCCGGAACCCCCCGGTGCGGCACCGCTCGCGGCGGCGTCGGCCGTCTCGCCGCGGTCGGTCGCCGCGGTGCCCGGCACGCCGTCGTTCTCCATGACCAGCACCGCCACCCGGCCCCTCGGCGCGGCATCCCGCCCTGCGGGAGCGCCCTCGGCGGGGCGCCCGGTTATGCGTCCGGCGACTCGTGCCGCCGTGCGGCCGACCGTGCTCGTCGCCGAACGCCCGGCGGCCGGGGCCGACCCGCGTCCCGGTGGGTCGCCCGCCGCGATCTCGACCCGGATCGCACAGTGCCGGGCGGCGTCCGCGTGTCGCAGGACGTTGGTGGTGCCCTCGCGGACCACCCAGCCCAGCGCCGACTGCACCGCGGAGGGCAGCGGGTCCGTGCCGTCCGGTCCGGCCGTGGCGCCCTCTATGCGGCAGTCGATGCCGGCGGCGGCCAGCACCCCCCTGGCACCCACCAGTTCGGTGTGCAGATCGGCCTCCCGATAGCCGCGCACCACGTCCCGTATCTCCCGCTGTGACTCCTGGGTGATCCGGAGCACCTCCACCATCTGCTCGACGGCCTCCGGCCGCCCGCGCCGGGCCAGCTGCACCGCGAGCTCGCTCTTCAAGGCGATGACCGCCAGATTGCGCCCGAGCACGTCGTGCATGTCCCGACCGAACCGCAGCCGCTCCTCCGCGACCGCCAGTCGCGCCTGCACCGCCCGGGCGTCGTGCACCTCCCACATCACCCCCAGCATCCAGCCCGAGCAGCGGATGGTGAGCAGGGAGAAGCCGCACTGGAAGGCGACCACCAGCACCACGGCGCAGAGCCGCCCGTCATGCACGCCGACGAGGAAGAAACCCAGGGTGGTCAGCGCCGCGATCCCCCCGTAGACCGCGGCGAAGGTCCACTTGGGGACCAGCAGGCAGGAGACCCCGCCGAAGGGCATGGTGACCCAGCCCACCAGCAACACCGCCGTGCCGACGTCCAGCCCGCCGACCGCGCACAGCGCCAGGGTCAGCCCGAGAGTGAGCACCATCAGCAGCGCCGCGAGGCCCGCCTGCCGTCGGGGGACGCCCCCCTTCCCCAGGTAGTGGTCGAGGGCGCGCTGGGTCGCCCCCATGCCGGTGGCGCACTGCACCACGGACAGCAGCACCAGCGCGGCGGCCAGGGACAGCGGGAGGGGGCGGCTCTCCACGGCCCCCAGCAGCGGTAGCAGGCCCCAGGAGAGCATCAAGACCCAGGGCGCGATGCGCAGCATCCACCGGCTGAAGAGATCGACCTGCGCGATCTTGCTCCGACCGCGCCACTTCTGCACCCGTCCGAACACGGGCCTCACCCCCGAAACGTCCCACCCGTGACCCCACCCGGGAACCCCGGGAACCCGCCCCTCAGCGCCGGGGCTCCCAACGGAACCAGCGCTGCACCGACCACACCGCGGCGGCTATCCACGCCACGCCCGTGACCAGCTGTGTCAGTGTGTCACCCACCCCGTCGCCGCCGGTCCAGCCGGCGCGCACCAACTCGATGGCCGGGGTGAGCGGGAGCACCTCGCACACCGCCGCCAGCCGGTCCGGCATGACGTCGAGCGGGAAGACCATGCCCGACCCCATCAGGGATATGAGCATCAGCGGCATCGGGCTCAGCTGGGCGCCCTCGGTGGACTTGGTGACGCCGGCGGTGACCGCGGCCATCGCCACCATCAGCGCCAGGCCCAGCAGCACTCCGACGGCCGCCAGATGCGGAGCCTTCGGCGCCTCCAGATCCAGCACCAGCCCGCCGCCGACGGCGAGCAGCGCGCACTGCGCCAAGGCCACCACCACCGCGGGCAGCGTGGTGCCGGCCAGGATCTGTCGGTCGCTCAGCTCACCGCAGCGCAGCCGCTTGAGGACCAACTCCTCGCGGCGCGCCACGAAGACACCGACCAGGTTCGTGTACACGGCGAAGAGCAGCACGAAGCCGATCGCGCCGGGGAGCAGCACCGTGCCGACCGTCAGCCCGGTGGACTTCAGGTCCAACTCCTCGATCGGCGACTTCATGCTGAAGGTCATGGTGGCGGGCAGCACCAGGGCCGCGAACAGCGCCGCCTTGTTCCGGCTGAGCAGGGTCAGCTCCGCCTGTGCCAGTGCCTTCATCGACCCTCACTCCCCGCGGACACCAGCGCGGACGCCGATCCCGGCTCCGATCCCCTCGCCGCGGATCCGCCCCCCGACGCCGGATCCGCGGCCCGCTCCGACTCCTTGGCGATGTGCAGGAACGCCTCCTCCAGTGAGGCCGAGCGGGCGTCCAGGCCGCGCAGCTCGACACCGGCGTCCCGGGCCCACACCAGCAGGCCGGTGGCGGTCCGCTGGAGGTCGTCCGTGCGCAACCGCATCGTCCGCCCCTCCAGCTCGTGTGCGGTGACGCCCAGCCCGGGCAGCGGCGGCAGGTCGCCCGGCAGCAGGTCCGACGGGAGCTGGAAGGAGATCTGGGAGGGACGCCGGGCCACGATCTCGCCGACGGTGCCCTCGACCGCTATCCGGCCCTCGTGCATGATCGCGAGCCGGTCGGCGAGCTCCTCGGCCTCTTCCAGATAGTGCGTGGTGAGCAGCACGGTGGTGCCGCTGTCGCGCAGCGCGCGGACCAGCTCCCAGGTGTCCCGGCGCGCCTCGGCGTCCAGCCCGGTGGTGGGCTCGTCCAGGAAGAGCACCTCGGGCTCGCCGAGCAGCGCCAGCGCCAGGTCGAGCCGCCGCCGCTCGCCACCGGAGAGCTGCTTGACCCGCACCCCCCGGCGCTGGGCCAGCCCGACCGCCTCCAGCACCTCCGCCGCGGGCCGGGCACCGGTGGTGCAGCCCGCCCACATCCGCAGGGTCTCGGCCACGGTCAGCTCGGACGGGAAGCCGCCCTCCTGGAGCATGATCCCGACCCGCGGTCGGACCGCGGCCCGCTCGCGGTACGGATCATGGCCCAGCACCCGCACCTCGCCTCCGCTGGGAGCGGCCAGGCCCTCCAGCAGTTCGAGGGTGGAGGTCTTCCCCGCCCCGTTCGTCCCCAACAGCGCGAAGAGTTCGCCGCGCCCGACGGAGAAGGTGATGCCGCGCACCGCCTCGAAGCCGCCCGCGTATTGCCGTTGGAGCCCCGTGGCTTCCATCACACGCTCGCCGATTTCCATGACACCAGGCTCGCCCGGGGAATCGCCCCTCGGCAGTGCGGGCTGTCATCGCCCCAGATGACGAATGTCATCACGTGGCGGACGCCGGGTACGGCGGGGAGGGCGGGGCCCCTGACAGAACAGTCGGAGCACATGAGAAAGGCCCCGATCTCCAGGAGACCGGGGCCTTCAATCTGAGCGGACGACGAGATTCGAACTCGCGACCCTCACCTTGGCAAGGTGATGCTCTACCAACTGAGCCACGTCCGCATGCTTCCGACCGGCCTTCACCGATCGGTGCGAACACCACTGTACCTGATCCACTTGCGTGGATCGGTAAGTGATGAGAGCGGGTGACAGGGATCGCACACTGCGCCTCCCCCTTGGAAAGGGGGCGCTCTACTACTGAGCTACACCCGCATGTTCCTCGGGGCTTCTGCCTTTCGGCCTCGCCCCTCGGCGTGCTCCAGACTCTAGCGGATCACCAGGGGTGTTGTGCAACTCGGCCGGGAGGCCACTCGGCGAAGCGCCCTCCCGGGACGGCTGGCGGCTCTCAGTGGGCGGCGTCGTACGCCTCGTAGACCTTCTTCGGGATACGGCCGCGCGGCGGGACGTCCATCTGGTTGGAGCGCGCCCAGGCGCGCACCACGGCGGGGTCCGGCGCGAGCGTGGTCCGCTTGTACGCCTTGCCGGACCGGCTCCGCTTGCGGCCGGCCTCCACGTAAGGGGCCAGGGCGACGCGGAGTTTCTTTGCATTGGCGGAGCTCAGGTCGATCTCGTACGACTTGCCGTCGAGACCGAAGGCGACCGTCTCCTCGGCTTCTCCGCCGTCGATGTCGTCAGAGAGCGTGACCACTACGCGCTGCGCCACGGATACCGGTCCTTTCGGGGTGACATCGATGCGTTGACGTGCATAGATGCCGGTTGTGAGGGTGTATGGGCTCTTTACTTTTTCATTTGTACAGCGGCGGACATTGCATTGTGAAGCCCCGCGAATTCCGTCCGCGTGTCACGCTGCAATCGGGACCATACGTTTTTCGGTGTCTTTTCCCCAGGGGCTGCCGACGCCGATGCATAAACGTGATCGTGTGCGCACTATATCTACCCGCGTAGATTTTTCCTAGGGGTACGCTAAGGCCACCGCCTTACGCACCACATCACCACCGGGAGTGCCAGTGGCACGCGTCGTAGTCGACGTCATGCTCAAGCCGGAGATCCTCGACCCGCAGGGCCAGGCGGTGCAGCGCGCACTGCCCCGCCTCGGATTCGAGGGGATCGCCGACGTCCGTCAGGGCAAGCGTTTTGAACTTGAGGTGGAGGGGCCGGTCGACGACGCCGCCCTCGGCCGCATCCGCGAGATGGCAGAGACCTTCCTCGCCAACACCGTCATCGAAGACTTCACCATCCGGGTCGACTCATGACAGCTCGTATCGGGGTCATCACCTTCCCCGGCACCCTCGACGACCGTGACACCCAGCGCGCGGTTCGCCTCGCCGGACTGGAAGCGGTGCCGCTGTGGCACCGCGACAAGGACCTGAAGCAGGTCGACGCCGTGGTGCTGCCCGGCGGCTTCTCCTATGGCGACTATCTGCGGGCCGGGGCCATCTCCCGGTTCTCGCCCGTCATGGAGTCGGTCATCGACCAGGCGAAGGCCGGCATGCCGGTCCTCGGCATCTGCAATGGCTTTCAGGTGCTCACCGAGACGCACCTGTTGCCCGGCGCGATGCTCCGCAACAACCACCTGCACTTCATCTGCCGGGACCAGAAGCTGCGGGTGGAAAACAACGCGACCGCCTGGACGACTTCCTACGCGGCCGGCCAGGACATCAGCATTCCGCTGAAGAACATCGACGGCCGCTACGTCGCGGACGAGCGCGTCCTGGACGAGCTCGAAGCCGAGGGCCGCGTGGTCTTCCGCTATCAGGACTTCAACCCGAACGGTTCACTGCGCGACATCGCCGGTATCACCAATGCCGCGGGCAATGTGGTGGGGCTCATGCCGCATCCCGAGCACGCCGTGGAGCCGCTGGTCGGCACCGGCCGCACCGACGGCCTCGGATTCTTCACCTCGATCCTCAAGAAGCTGGTCACCTCATGAGCCTGGACACGGTCAAGCACGCGGCCGAGACCCCGGACACCGAGCAGCCGTGGGCCGAACTCGGCCTGAAGCAGGACGAGTACGAGCGCATTCGCGCGATTCTCGATCGCCGCCCCACCGGCGCCGAGCTCGCCATGTACTCCGTGATGTGGTCCGAGCACTGCTCGTACAAGAGCAGCAAGGTCCATCTGCGGCAGTTCGGCGAGAAGGCTCCGGAGAACGACGCCCTGCTGGTGGGCATCGGCGAGAACGCCGGCGTGGTCGACGTCGGCCAGGGCTACGCGGTCACCTTCAAGGTCGAGTCGCACAACCACCCCTCGTACATCGAGCCCTACCAGGGCGCGGCCACCGGCGTCGGCGGCATCGTCCGCGACATCCTGGCCATGGGTGCCCGTCCGGTCGCCGTGATGGACCCGCTGCGCTTCGGCGCCGCGGACCACCCCGACACCAAGCGCGTCCTGCCGGGCGTCGTCGCGGGCATCGGCGGCTACGGCAACTGCCTGGGCCTGCCCAACATCGGCGGCGAGGTCGTCTTCGACTCCTGCTACCAGGGCAACCCGCTGGTCAACGCCCTGTGCGTGGGTGTGATGAAGCACGAGGACATCCACCTCGCCAAGGCTTCCGGCGCCGGCAACAAGGTCATCCTTTACGGGGCCAGGACCGGCGGCGACGGCATCGGCGGCGTCTCCGTGCTCGCCTCGGAGACCTTCGACGACAGCAAGCCGACCAAGCGGCCCGCGGTCCAGGTCGGCGACCCGTTCCAGGAGAAGCTGCTCATCGAGTGCACCCTGGAGGTCTTCCGGGAGCAGCTCGTCGAGGGCATCCAGGACCTCGGCGGCGCCGGTCTGTCCTGCGCCACCAGCGAGCTGGCCAGCGCCGGCTCCGGCGGCATGCGGGTCGAGCTGGACACCGTGCCGCTGCGCGACGCGACCCTCTCGCCCGAGGAGATCCTCATGAGCGAGTCGCAGGAGCGCATGTGCGCGATCGTCCGCCCGGACAAGGTCGCCCGCTTCATGGAGATCTGCGAGAAGTGGGACGTCATCGCCACCGTGATCGGTGAGGTGACCGACGGCGAGCGGCTGGAGATCTTCTGGCACGGCGAGCAGATCGTCGACGTGCCGCCGCGGACCGTGGCGCATGAGGGCCCGGTCTACGAGCGCCCCTACGCGCGCCCGGAGTGGCAGGACGCGCTCCAGGCCGACGACGCCGCCAAGCTGCCCCGGCCGGAGACGGGCGAGGAGCTGCGGGCGCAGGTGCTCGCGGTGGTCTCCTCCCCGAACCAGGCGTCCAAGTCCTGGGTCACCGACCAGTACGACCGCTTCGTGCAGGGCAACACCGTGCTGGCCCAGCCCGAGGACTCCGGCATGATCCGCATCGACGAGGAGACCAACCTCGGCGTCGCGGTGGCCACGGACGGCAACGGCCGGTACGCCAAGCTCGACCCGTACGCGGGCGCCCAGCTCGCGCTCGCCGAGTCGTACCGCAACGTCGCCGCGTCCGGCGCCAAGCCGCTGGCGATCTCCAACTGCCTCAACTTCGGCTCGCCGGAGGACCCGGCGGTGATGTGGCAGTTCGCCGAGGCCACGCGCGGTCTCGCGGACGGCTGCCTGCAGCTCGGCACCCCGGTGACCGGCGGCAACGTCTCGCTGTACAACCAGACCGGCGAGGTCGCCATCCACCCGACGCCGGTCGTCGCGGTGCTCGGCGTGATCGACGACGTCACCCGCCGCACCCCGATCGCCTTCGCCGAGGAGGGGCAGCTGCTCTACCTGCTGGGCGACACCCGCGAGGAGCTGGGCGGCTCGGCCTGGTCGCAGGTGATCCACGACCACCTCGGCGGGCTGCCGCCCCAGGTGGACCTGGAGCGCGAGCGGCTGCTGGCCGAGATCCTGATCTCGGCCTCCCGCGACGGCATGATCGACGCGGCGCACGACCTGTCCGACGGCGGTCTGGCGCAGGCCGTGGTCGAGTCCTGCCTGCGCGGCGGCAAGGGCGCGCGCCTGGTGGTGCCGGACGGCCTGGACGCCTTCACCCTGCTCTTCTCCGAGTCGGCGGGCCGCGCCGTCGTGGCCGTGCCGCGCAGCGAGGAGGTCCGCTTCACCGACATGTGCGGCGCGCGCGGGCTGCCCGCCGCGCGGGTCGGCGTCATCGACGGGGAAGCGCTGGAGGTCCAGGGCGCGTTCGACATCCCGCTGGCCGAGCTCAAGGAGGCGCACGAGGCGACGATTCCGGGCCTGCTGGTCTGAGTCCCGCCCCGTCCGCCGCGGTTCCGCGCCCCGCGCGGACCCGCACCCGCACGGAAGCGGCCGGGCGCCCGTCATGGGCGCCCGGCCGCTCCGGCGTCTCCGGGGCCGGCGCGACGGCCGCCGCGGACCACGCCGGGATCGCGCCGGGCTCTCGCCGGTCAGGATCTCCAGAAGTCGGGCTCTCGCCGGTCAGGATCTCCAGAACGCGTCGGATGCCTCGATGTCGTCGTGGCACTCGTCGATGTCGCTGATCTTGCCGCCGACGATGGTGAAGAACATGCCCTCGTGCATCTCCAGCCCGCGGTCCTTGCGGTCCGCGTAGAACTTGTGCACCGAGATCACATGCCCACGGCCGTCGGCCAGGATGTGCTTGACGTCGATCCGCAGGGTGCCGCCGGTCTCCTCGTGCAGGCGGCGGTACAGCCGCAGACAGGTGTCACGGCCCTTGTGGTGCCCCGATATCGGGCTGTTTCCGGGTACGTGGTGGACGCAGTCCGACGTCAACAGCGTGGCGAGGGTGTCCATGTCGCCCTTGGTGAACGCTTCGTAGCCCTGGCGGATCAGGGCGCTGTCCGGGTGCTCGCCCATGGCGGTTCATGCCCTTCCCGTCGACGGAGTCCTGGCGGCCCGCCGACTGCCGGGTGATGTCGATTTGTCTCCATCATCGGACCGTACGGCTGAGTAAGCTCGCGCTCATGCCTCCCGCGCGCCGTAAGCCCCGTGCCCGCACCTACGACGACGCCAGGACGCGGGCCGCCGTCATCGCCCAGCTCGGACACGTCCGGGAGGCGGTGGCCGGGCTGACCGAGGCACAGCTCGCGGCCCCTGCCGGGCCGACCGGCCGGACCGTGCGCGAGCTGGCGGCCCGGCTGGGCGCGTCCGTCGAGCAACTCAACCGGGACCTGGAGCTGCCCGCGCCCCCGGCGCGGGAGGTCGCGCTCGACGACTGGGTCGCGGCGTCGGCCGCGCGCGGCGCCGACGTCGCCCGGGGCCCGGAGACGGCCGCGGAGGGAGCCGAGGCGGGGCCGGCGGCCGGGGCCGCGGAGCTCGGCGCACGGCTGGAGCGCGCCACCGCGCGGTTGGCCGCGCTCGTCGCGGACGCCCCCGCCGGGCGGCTGGTGCCGGCCCGCGCGGGCGCGATGCGGCTGGAGGACGTCCTCGTCACGCGGTGCGTCGAGCTCGTCGTGGACGCCGACGACATGGCGGCCGCCACCGGGGTGGCGGTCCGGCACGACCGGCACGCGCTGGCCGCCGCCACCCGGCTGTTGGCGGACGCCCTGGCGGCGAAGGCCCCCGGCGGTTCGGTGGAGGTCCGGGTTCCGCCCTACGCCGTCGTCCAGTGCGTCGAGGGCCCCCGGCACACTCGAGGCACCCCGCCCAACGTCGTGGAGACCGCCCCGCTGACCTGGCTGCGGCTCGCCACCGGTCGTCTCACCTGGGCCGATGCCCTGGAGTCGGCGGAGGTGACGGCGAGTGGCGAGCGGGCGGACCTGGCCGCGCTGCTGCCTCTGCTCGTCTGACGTCCGCCGGGCCGCCGCGCGGCGGAGCGGGCGTCGCGGCGTACCGCGGGGGCTGGCCGAAATGTGATCCTCGCCGCAGCCGAGGGCTGGTTTGGAGGCTCCTCCGCTGGCAGTAGCGCATTCGAGTGGTGTGATGTGTGACTTTTCAGCGTTCCCACGTTCGGAGGTGCGCACAAACTGGCCTAGACTCGATGACGTGCCACGTGGTGACGGACGACTCAGCCACGACCTGCTCCCCGGTGAGAAGGGCCCCCAGGACGCTTGTGGCGTCTTCGGTGTCTGGGCTCCGGGTGAAGAGGTCGCCAAACTCACCTATTTCGGGCTGTATGCCCTGCAGCACCGCGGACAGGAGTCCGCGGGCATCGCAGTGAGCAACGGCTCCCAGATCCTGGTCTTCAAAGACATGGGACTTGTGTCCCAGGTCTTTGACGAGACCTCCCTCGGCTCTCTCCAGGGCCATATCGCGGTCGGTCACGCCCGCTACTCCACCACCGGTGCCTCGGTGTGGGAGAACGCCCAGCCGACCTTCCGGGCGACCGCACACGGTTCGATCGCCCTCGGTCACAACGGCAACCTGGTCAACACCGCCGAGCTGGCCGAGATGGTCGCCGCGCTGCCGCGTGAGAACGGCCGGGCCACCCAGGTGGCGGCCACCAACGACACCGACCTGGTGACCGCGCTGCTGGCCGGGCAGGTGGACGACGAGGGCAAGCCGCTCACCGTCGAGGAGTCGGCTGCCGCCGTGCTCCCCAAGGTCAGGGGCGCCTTCAGCCTGGTGTTCATGGACGAGCACACGCTGTACGCCGCTCGGGACCCGCAGGGCATCCGCCCGCTGGTGCTGGGCCGCCTGGAGCGTGGCTGGGTGGTGGCCTCCGAGACCGCCGCGCTGGACATCGTCGGCGCCAGCTTCATCCGCGAGATCGAGCCCGGCGAGCTGATCGCCATCGACGAGAACGGGATGCGTGCCTCCCGCTTCGCCGAGGCCCGGCCCAAGGGCTGCGTCTTCGAGTACGTCTATCTGGCCCGCCCCGACACCGACATCGCCGGGCGGAACGTTTACCTGTCCCGCGTGGAGATGGGCCGCCGGCTGGCCAAGGAGGCCCCGGCCGACGCCGACCTGGTGATAGCCACGCCGGAGTCGGGCACCCCGGCCGCCGTCGGCTACGCCGAGGCCAGCGGCATTCCGTACGGCTCCGGCCTGGTGAAGAACGCCTACGTGGGCCGCACCTTCATCCAGCCCTCGCAGACCATCCGGCAGCTGGGTATCCGGCTCAAGCTGAACCCGCTCAAGGAAGTCATCCGCGGCAAGCGGCTGGTCGTCGTCGACGACTCGATCGTGCGCGGCAACACCCAGCGCGCGCTGGTGCGGATGCTGCGCGAGGCCGGGGCGGCCGAGGTGCACATCCGGATCTCGTCCCCGCCGATCAAGTGGCCCTGCTTCTTCGGCATCGACTTCGCCACCCGCGCGGAGCTCATCGCCAACGGCCTGTCGGTCGAGGAGATCGGCAAGTCGCTGGGCGCCGACTCGCTGGCGTACATCTCCATCGACGGCATGATCGAGGCGACCTCGATCGCCAAGCCGAACCTGTGCCGCGCCTGCTTCGACGGGGAGTACCCGATGGAGCTGCCGGACCCCGAGCTGCTCGGCAAGCACCTGCTGGAGACCGAGCTCGCGGGTGGTCCCGACGCCGCGGACGCGCTGCGGCGCCCGTAGGACCGCCCTCGACAGCGCGTCGTCGACAGGTCGGCGGGCTCCTCGGCGGCCCGCCGGGTCGGCGGGCGGCCCTCACGCGTCGGTCGCGGACGGCGTGGGCGGCCCGGCATGGCCGGACCGCCCCGTCCGCACCCGGACGTCCCTCATCACGACACGAAAGATCTCAACGCAATGTCTGAGTCTGTTTCTGCCGCGGGCGGCGCGAGCTATGCGAGCGCGGGCGTCGACATCGAGGCGGGAGACCGCGCGGTCGAGCTGATGAAGGAGTGGGTGAAGAAGTCGACCCGTCCGGAGGTCGTCGGCGGTCTCGGCGGCTTCGCGGGGCTCTTCGACGCCTCCGCCCTCAAGCGCTACCAGCGTCCGCTGCTGGCCTCCGCCACCGACGGCGTCGGCACCAAGGTGGACATCGCGCGCCGGATGGGCGTCTACGACACCATCGGCCACGACCTGGTCGGCATGGTCGTCGACGACCTCGTGGTCTGCGGCGCCGAGCCGCTGTTCATGACGGACTACATCTGCGTGGGCAAGGTCCACCCGGAGCGGGTCGCGGCGATCGTCAAGGGCATTGCCGAGGGCTGTGTGCTGGCCGGCTGCGCGCTGGTCGGCGGCGAGACCGCCGAGCACCCCGGGCTGCTGGCCGCGGACGACTTCGACGTCGCGGGCGCCGGCACCGGCGTGGTCGAGGCCGACCAGGTGCTGGGCGCGGATCGTATCCGTAAGGGTGACGTGGTGATCGCGATGGCGTCCTCCGGACTTCACTCGAACGGGTACTCGCTGGTTCGGCATGTTCTCTTCGACCGCGCCGGCTGGGCGCTGGACCGCGAGGTTCCGGAGCTCGGCCGCACCCTCGGCGAGGAGCTGCTGGAGCCCACCCGGATCTACTCGCTGGACTGCCTGGCGCTGCTGCGCACGGCCGAGGTGCACGGCTTCTCGCACATCACCGGTGGTGGGCTGGCCAACAACCTGGCCCGGGTGATCCCGGACCACCTGCACGCCTCCATCGACCGCTCCAGCTGGACCCCGGGCGCGATCTTCGACCTGGTGGGCACGGCCGGCTCGGT
Coding sequences:
- a CDS encoding histidine kinase; this translates as MFGRVQKWRGRSKIAQVDLFSRWMLRIAPWVLMLSWGLLPLLGAVESRPLPLSLAAALVLLSVVQCATGMGATQRALDHYLGKGGVPRRQAGLAALLMVLTLGLTLALCAVGGLDVGTAVLLVGWVTMPFGGVSCLLVPKWTFAAVYGGIAALTTLGFFLVGVHDGRLCAVVLVVAFQCGFSLLTIRCSGWMLGVMWEVHDARAVQARLAVAEERLRFGRDMHDVLGRNLAVIALKSELAVQLARRGRPEAVEQMVEVLRITQESQREIRDVVRGYREADLHTELVGARGVLAAAGIDCRIEGATAGPDGTDPLPSAVQSALGWVVREGTTNVLRHADAARHCAIRVEIAAGDPPGRGSAPAAGRSATSTVGRTAARVAGRITGRPAEGAPAGRDAAPRGRVAVLVMENDGVPGTAATDRGETADAAASGAAPGGSGLAGLRERLAALGGTVVTGAHPGGRFRLTARIPLDDASLDDASLAGGPAEEAPAGEAPATARVRRGTAAPLPDSPLGSPPTSPPASKPGPWPAQGRGAEPDPTEAGYEDGAAAGPPLLRVPGTAARLTEGIR
- a CDS encoding ABC transporter permease, which encodes MKALAQAELTLLSRNKAALFAALVLPATMTFSMKSPIEELDLKSTGLTVGTVLLPGAIGFVLLFAVYTNLVGVFVARREELVLKRLRCGELSDRQILAGTTLPAVVVALAQCALLAVGGGLVLDLEAPKAPHLAAVGVLLGLALMVAMAAVTAGVTKSTEGAQLSPMPLMLISLMGSGMVFPLDVMPDRLAAVCEVLPLTPAIELVRAGWTGGDGVGDTLTQLVTGVAWIAAAVWSVQRWFRWEPRR
- a CDS encoding ABC transporter ATP-binding protein — translated: MEIGERVMEATGLQRQYAGGFEAVRGITFSVGRGELFALLGTNGAGKTSTLELLEGLAAPSGGEVRVLGHDPYRERAAVRPRVGIMLQEGGFPSELTVAETLRMWAGCTTGARPAAEVLEAVGLAQRRGVRVKQLSGGERRRLDLALALLGEPEVLFLDEPTTGLDAEARRDTWELVRALRDSGTTVLLTTHYLEEAEELADRLAIMHEGRIAVEGTVGEIVARRPSQISFQLPSDLLPGDLPPLPGLGVTAHELEGRTMRLRTDDLQRTATGLLVWARDAGVELRGLDARSASLEEAFLHIAKESERAADPASGGGSAARGSEPGSASALVSAGSEGR
- a CDS encoding Lsr2 family protein; the protein is MAQRVVVTLSDDIDGGEAEETVAFGLDGKSYEIDLSSANAKKLRVALAPYVEAGRKRSRSGKAYKRTTLAPDPAVVRAWARSNQMDVPPRGRIPKKVYEAYDAAH
- the purS gene encoding phosphoribosylformylglycinamidine synthase subunit PurS, whose protein sequence is MARVVVDVMLKPEILDPQGQAVQRALPRLGFEGIADVRQGKRFELEVEGPVDDAALGRIREMAETFLANTVIEDFTIRVDS
- the purQ gene encoding phosphoribosylformylglycinamidine synthase subunit PurQ, which produces MTARIGVITFPGTLDDRDTQRAVRLAGLEAVPLWHRDKDLKQVDAVVLPGGFSYGDYLRAGAISRFSPVMESVIDQAKAGMPVLGICNGFQVLTETHLLPGAMLRNNHLHFICRDQKLRVENNATAWTTSYAAGQDISIPLKNIDGRYVADERVLDELEAEGRVVFRYQDFNPNGSLRDIAGITNAAGNVVGLMPHPEHAVEPLVGTGRTDGLGFFTSILKKLVTS
- the purL gene encoding phosphoribosylformylglycinamidine synthase subunit PurL, whose translation is MSLDTVKHAAETPDTEQPWAELGLKQDEYERIRAILDRRPTGAELAMYSVMWSEHCSYKSSKVHLRQFGEKAPENDALLVGIGENAGVVDVGQGYAVTFKVESHNHPSYIEPYQGAATGVGGIVRDILAMGARPVAVMDPLRFGAADHPDTKRVLPGVVAGIGGYGNCLGLPNIGGEVVFDSCYQGNPLVNALCVGVMKHEDIHLAKASGAGNKVILYGARTGGDGIGGVSVLASETFDDSKPTKRPAVQVGDPFQEKLLIECTLEVFREQLVEGIQDLGGAGLSCATSELASAGSGGMRVELDTVPLRDATLSPEEILMSESQERMCAIVRPDKVARFMEICEKWDVIATVIGEVTDGERLEIFWHGEQIVDVPPRTVAHEGPVYERPYARPEWQDALQADDAAKLPRPETGEELRAQVLAVVSSPNQASKSWVTDQYDRFVQGNTVLAQPEDSGMIRIDEETNLGVAVATDGNGRYAKLDPYAGAQLALAESYRNVAASGAKPLAISNCLNFGSPEDPAVMWQFAEATRGLADGCLQLGTPVTGGNVSLYNQTGEVAIHPTPVVAVLGVIDDVTRRTPIAFAEEGQLLYLLGDTREELGGSAWSQVIHDHLGGLPPQVDLERERLLAEILISASRDGMIDAAHDLSDGGLAQAVVESCLRGGKGARLVVPDGLDAFTLLFSESAGRAVVAVPRSEEVRFTDMCGARGLPAARVGVIDGEALEVQGAFDIPLAELKEAHEATIPGLLV
- a CDS encoding nuclear transport factor 2 family protein: MGEHPDSALIRQGYEAFTKGDMDTLATLLTSDCVHHVPGNSPISGHHKGRDTCLRLYRRLHEETGGTLRIDVKHILADGRGHVISVHKFYADRKDRGLEMHEGMFFTIVGGKISDIDECHDDIEASDAFWRS
- a CDS encoding sterol carrier family protein, yielding MPPARRKPRARTYDDARTRAAVIAQLGHVREAVAGLTEAQLAAPAGPTGRTVRELAARLGASVEQLNRDLELPAPPAREVALDDWVAASAARGADVARGPETAAEGAEAGPAAGAAELGARLERATARLAALVADAPAGRLVPARAGAMRLEDVLVTRCVELVVDADDMAAATGVAVRHDRHALAAATRLLADALAAKAPGGSVEVRVPPYAVVQCVEGPRHTRGTPPNVVETAPLTWLRLATGRLTWADALESAEVTASGERADLAALLPLLV